From Juglans regia cultivar Chandler unplaced genomic scaffold, Walnut 2.0 Scaffold_157, whole genome shotgun sequence, the proteins below share one genomic window:
- the LOC118345156 gene encoding protein ALP1-like: MDHETSSAKTRSIETNSEIDDTSSSISHNSEVDEFMRTYPSSGDEAAMQEVNLINVMYSTSQSWGRRVPMPHHNIGLRGDQYIQAVLNGNPASCKEMFRMEVPAFRYVCDLLRGSLIMDPTERVSVEESLGIFCLLVGHAQGQRIVGDRFQHSSETINRHVVTVMRSLHELGRTVIRPTHTHGVHPYIAGNHHNYPWFEKCLGALDGTMISASAPARRANAYRNRYNRIAQNVLCLCDFDMKFTYVYTGWEGTAHDARVFLDALSRARNGFPWPDPGYYYLVDSAFPCIEKFMPPYPRERYHRSDRYGARQFRGYKDYFNFRHSSLRNVIERTFALLKNQFQILEAMPRYRPSRQGMIVTACCTLHNLIKTVMPNDEYIQRALGLQLSGGNTPEGEDVDETEEVVDMSHESAGAMAAQRDGIGIPMWAHRNGG; encoded by the exons ATGGACCATGAAACCAGCTCTGCGAAAACCCGATCGATTGAGACCAACAGCGAGATAGACGATACTTCATCAAGTATCTCTCATAATAGTGAGGTGGATGAGTTTATGCGGACATATCCCTCTAGTGGAGATGAAGCGGCAATGCAGGAGGTAAACCTTATTAATGTGATGTACTCAACATCTCAGAGCTGGGGGCGTCGGGTTCCAATGCCCCACCACAATATAGGTCTACGGGGGGACCAATATATTCAAGCGGTGTTGAATGGAAACCCGGCGAGTTGCAAAGAGATGTTTCGAATGGAAGTACCTGCATTCCGGTATGTATGCGACCTGTTACGTGGGTCATTAATTATGGACCCTACAGAGAGGGTCTCAGTGGAGGAATCATTAGGCATTTTTTGCCTACTCGTTGGCCATGCACAGGGCCAACGCATCGTAGGGGACCGTTTCCAACATTCTAGCGAAACTATTAACCGACACGTTGTGACGGTGATGCGCTCGCTACATGAGCTAGGCCGGACCGTGATTAGGCCGACACACACTCACGGGGTCCATCCGTACATTGCAGGAAACCATCATAATTATCCATGGTTTGAG AAATGTCTTGGTGCGTTGGACGGCACAATGATATCAGCTTCTGCACCAGCTCGTAGGGCCAACGCATATAGAAATCGTTATAATCGGATTGCACAAAATGTGTTATGCTTATGTGACTTTGATATGAAGTTCACGTATGTGTATACTGGATGGGAAGGCACAGCCCATGATGCACGAGTTTTTCTGGATGCCCTTAGTCGAGCTCGGAATGGATTCCCATGGCCAGATCCAG GATATTATTATCTCGTCGATTCGGCATTTCCTTGTATTGAGAAGTTTATGCCGCCATATCCACGAGAGAGGTATCATCGATCTGATCGTTATGGTGCCCGCCAGTTCCGGggttataaagattattttaactttCGTCATTCCTCGCTGCGCAATGTTATTGAGCGCACATTCGCGCTTCTGAAGAACCAATTTCAGATATTAGAAGCGATGCCTAGATATCGCCCAAGTAGGCAAGGGATGATCGTGACCGCATGTTGTACTCTGCACAACCTGATTAAGACGGTGATGCCGAATGATGAATACATTCAGCGTGCATTGGGGCTTCAGTTAAGTGGAGGAAATACGCCTGAGGGAGAGGATGTGGACGAGACGGAAGAAGTGGTAGACATGTCTCATGAGTCAGCCGGAGCGATGGCTGCACAGAGGGATGGGATTGGAATTCCTATGTGGGCTCACCGGAATGGGGGATGA